ACCGCCAGGATCGCCCCTTGCTGCAGCTGTTGCCAGATAAAGGGAAAGAGCGGCTCGGCGTGGATCGGCCGGCCGTCCGCTGCGCACAGAGTCAAACGCGGACCGCAGACCGGACAGGCGTTCGGCTGGGCATGAAAGCGGCGGTTTTTCGGCGATTCGTATTCCTGACGACATTGCGGGCACAAGGGGAAAACCGCCATGGAGGTGTTGGATCGGTCATAGGGCAGCGAACGGATGATCGTATAGCGAGGCCCGCAATGTGTGCAGTTGATAAAGGGATAGTGAAATCGGCGATCAAGCGGGTCCGACATCTCTTGCAAACAGAGGGGACAGACAGCCACGTCCGGCAATATGCCGGTAACCGCCTTGCGGTCGCGCAGGCTGGGGCGGATGGTGAACGGATTGGGTTTCTGCACATTCAGGGTGGTCGAACGGTGCCGGTCAATGCGCGCCAGAACAGGCCTTTGCTTGAGCAACCGGGTGTGAAATTCATCCAGCCTTTTTGTCGGTCCCTGCACCTCGATGAGCAGCCCGTGGGCGTCGTTACGGACAAATCCCGACAGATCAAGCTCTGTGGCCAGTTGGTAGACAAAAGGCCTGAAGCCGACACCCTGCACGATGCCGTTCAATCGTATGCGCCGACGCTCCATATTCCATTGCTCCATCGGGATAAAAGGAAAAAGTCTGCCATCGATCCTGCTGATAATCATGTTATGCAAAGAAAGGGACAGGCCCCTGGAAAGAAAGAACAACCGCTTGATGCACTCCCAGGGCTTTGCCTGTTCGACACAGCCTGCTCACTCGGCGGAAGGCTGCCTACGCTCAAGGATCAGATCGGTCAGCCAGGTTAACCACCCATCAACTCCGCTGCCGGTACGGCAGGACAGGCTGAGAATTTGCAGCTCGGGGTTGATGCTTTGGGCGTTTTTCTCCACCTGCTCGAGACTGAAATCGGAAAGACCGAGCAGATCGGTTTTATTGACGATCATCATGGCCGCGCGGCGGAACATCGCGGGGTATTTGAGCGGCTTGTCATCCCCCTCCGTGGTGCTGATCAGTACGATTTTCATATCCTCGCCGAGATCATAGCTGGATGGGCAGACCAGATTGCCGACATTTTCAATGACCAGTAGATCCATCTGATCCAAGTTCATGCCGGCCAGAGCGCGACCCACCATACGCGCGTCCAGATGACAGGCGCCGTTGGTGACGATGGCCTGCACCTGAGCTCCGCCTGCCGCCCGCAGACGCTGTGCATCGTTTTCCGTCTGCACATCGCCGGCGATCAGACCGATTGAAAACCGGCGGTCAAGAGCTTTTAGAGTGACCTCAAGCAGGCTGGTCTTGCCGGATCCCGGAGAGCTGACCAGGTTGAGCGCAGGAATGCGGCGCTGCTGCAAGGCGCTGCGGATTTCAGCCGCCAGACGATCATTTTCAGAGAGGATCTTTTTTTCCACCGGAATCCGTTCATTCATGGCATCATTCTCCGGTCTCCAGAGATACAATTTCCAAGTCATCCCCGCCCTGCAGGCGGATGGATTCGCAGCCGCATTGTGGACACCTCAGGCTCATGGCCTGCATGGGAAAGGCGTGACCGCAATGCGGACATTCGCCCTGAGGCGGAGGTTCTTCGATGATCAGTTGGGCTTCGCGGAGCGGCGTATCGACACGCAACACCTCGAAATTGAACTGCACCGCATCCGCCAGGACTCCGCTCCAGGGACCGATGCGCAGATGAATTTTTTTCACCGAACTCAGCCGGTGCCGGTTCATCTCGTTCAGGACGGACCGGATGACGGATTGGGCGATGGAAAGTTCGTGCATGACCGACTACCAGAAAATGAGATAAAAAACAACCACCGCCAGGA
This region of bacterium genomic DNA includes:
- a CDS encoding carbamoyltransferase HypF; amino-acid sequence: MERRRIRLNGIVQGVGFRPFVYQLATELDLSGFVRNDAHGLLIEVQGPTKRLDEFHTRLLKQRPVLARIDRHRSTTLNVQKPNPFTIRPSLRDRKAVTGILPDVAVCPLCLQEMSDPLDRRFHYPFINCTHCGPRYTIIRSLPYDRSNTSMAVFPLCPQCRQEYESPKNRRFHAQPNACPVCGPRLTLCAADGRPIHAEPLFPFIWQQLQQGAILAVRGIGGFHLCADAHNSVAVQTLRLRKGREEKPLAIMVRDRQTVERHCRLDEAENELLFSAARPIVLLQKKEDSDLAYEIAPGNRCLGVMMPYAPLHHLFLSGPLDSLI
- the hypB gene encoding hydrogenase nickel incorporation protein HypB gives rise to the protein MNERIPVEKKILSENDRLAAEIRSALQQRRIPALNLVSSPGSGKTSLLEVTLKALDRRFSIGLIAGDVQTENDAQRLRAAGGAQVQAIVTNGACHLDARMVGRALAGMNLDQMDLLVIENVGNLVCPSSYDLGEDMKIVLISTTEGDDKPLKYPAMFRRAAMMIVNKTDLLGLSDFSLEQVEKNAQSINPELQILSLSCRTGSGVDGWLTWLTDLILERRQPSAE
- a CDS encoding hydrogenase maturation nickel metallochaperone HypA, whose protein sequence is MHELSIAQSVIRSVLNEMNRHRLSSVKKIHLRIGPWSGVLADAVQFNFEVLRVDTPLREAQLIIEEPPPQGECPHCGHAFPMQAMSLRCPQCGCESIRLQGGDDLEIVSLETGE